A stretch of the Colias croceus chromosome 13, ilColCroc2.1 genome encodes the following:
- the LOC123696895 gene encoding protein CREBRF homolog, producing MSDSIYTHDFLLESSFDIKQESPFELGTMSASVPIPQRRTDFGDLNSDFDLCLPDTQVGSFHSVPTYNKLSFDAENSKIEPFKMEDDDIFQVDKADLILGPTLAELNANPDTSLDDLDFADLLMPEESEYCIQIGGAMSGSRRVANTLQTAPLASESPCSPYSRAQLAFSPSSQHSSASSSFAQPMNQLPEMLLRMDGYSGEIALGQSVPASSVLPPFPTSVKSQPAQLSSSAPTHLTMEQIWQRREPRKHLLSTSSLAEAGSVSSLSGGLLSPGTGDFSQDEDDRDIESDEDSDRYEDLSSDESNDESPEKKEARHNAKKERYFWQYNVQAKGPKGQRLVLKKKSEDPHVLNSVTDPVFSPNCNVKGIKHSGKARKGDGNDLTPNPRKLYLIGLELDNLGKVINDMIPVSELPFNVRPKTRKEKNKLASRACRLKKKAQHEANKLKLYGLQQEHKRLINGIHQMKQIIGNRVTNPDNNVEWTSHLNNIVSTATEVKIAGKTSEFVNKILENVKSGQNNGGLNEI from the exons ATGTCGGATTCTATTTACACTCATGACTTTCTTTTAGAGTCCAGTTTTGATATAAAGCAGGAATCGCCCTTCGAATTGGGCACGATGTCCGCTTCTGTACCAATACCACAGAGGCGTACCGATTTTGGTGACTTGAACTCTGATTTCGATCTTTGTTTACCCGACACACAAGTAGGTTCCTTCCACAGTGTTCCCACTTACAATAAGCTGTCTTTCGATGCGGAGAATTCTAAAATTGAACCGTTTAAAATGGAGGACGATGATATATTTCAAGTTGACAAAGCTGATTTAATATTGGGGCCGACACTGGCGGAGTTAAACGCAAACCCAGATACATCATTGGATGATTTGGACTTTGCCGATCTGTTGATGCCAGAAGAGAGTGAATATTGTATACAAATTGGTGGTGCGATGAGTGGTTCCAGGCGGGTTGCAAATACTTTACAGACTGCTCCACTAGCTTCCGAGAGTCCCTGTAGTCCATACAGTCGAGCTCAGCTAGCATTCTCTCCGTCAAGCCAGCATAGCTCTGCTTCATCCAGTTTCGCACAGCCAATGAACCAATTACCGGAAATGTTACTGCGAATGGATggttatagtggggaaatagCTTTAGGACAGTCTGTCCCTGCATCTTCAGTACTACCACCCTTTCCTACTAGTGTAAAGTCACAACCAGCGCAATTGTCATCATCGGCTCCAACACATTTAACTATGGAACAg ATATGGCAACGTCGTGAGCCTCGTAAGCACTTACTGTCCACGAGCTCTCTCGCTGAAGCAGGATCAGTTTCCTCGCTATCAGGAGGTCTGTTAAGCCCTGGAACGGGAGACTTTTCACAGGATGAAGATGATAGAGATATTGAATCAGACGAAGATAGTGACCGATACGAGGATCTGTCTTCTGATg aatcaAATGACGAAAGTCCAGAGAAAAAAGAAGCCCGACACAACGCTAAAAAGGAAAGGTATTTCTGGCAGTACAATGTACAAGCCAAAGGGCCCAAAGGACAACGACTGGTATTGAAGAAGAAATCGGAAGACCCTCATGTTTTGAATTCTGTCACCGATCCAGTTTTTAGTCCAAACTGTAATGTTAAAGGCATAAAACACAG tgGAAAAGCAAGGAAAGGCGATGGCAACGATCTCACACCAAATCCAAGGAAGCTTTATCTTATTGGATTGGAATTGGACAATTTGGGTAAAGTGATAAACGATATGATACCTGTCAGCGAGTTACCGTTCAATGTGAGACCAAAAACGAGAAAGGAGAAAAACAAACTAGCCTCCCGCGCTTGTCGGTTAAAGAAAAAGGCCCAACATGAAGCTAATAAATTGAAACTCTATGGGTTACAACAGGAACACA AGCGTCTCATAAATGGTATACATCAAATGAAGCAAATAATAGGCAATCGAGTGACGAACCCCGACAACAATGTTGAATGGACGTCAcatcttaataatattgttagcACGGCTACAg